From the Candidatus Peribacteria bacterium genome, one window contains:
- a CDS encoding lamin tail domain-containing protein, translating into MWPHTAFADDVYTGTGSALMGEAPVVSASSSSLLAPASVVISEIMWMGSDRSTADEWVEIAGVTPVGSVASSPRSLSGWTLTTVKDGGIESVIARFPASITIASGSYLVLSNYGKEASRLAIDPTMTSTTMSLPNTKLLLRLRDAQGVLIDEADDGVGNPFAGANPASNGPKASMERIHLHQPGSVAPNWRSATESRGFDEGVPIFGTPGQASVITTPIISSSSSQSSSSSLVISSSIASSSASFSSVFSAEISSNFLSLPIHVQPYLKLKINELLSNPIGSDDSEWLELKNTGSDPVNLSGMTIRVGTVGQKIRVSGSGMIVSGSGIILIPKSLVGFSLTNNGATVRLESGSTIIDTFTYPSYPDGVSAGRVTGDAGPESGEASSGIIPFCVPTPGADNLIIPPDPQIEIQSGKPVSQAPVTLNLSVTAGSGALVGGSCRFDFGDGFTSDSCNPSSHTMKIIGDYTINMVFNDYCGNTVTRSVSGTVTSKPFSIRTSGKQAKGSVPALCTPSSFSGVSITELLPNPSGDEEGSEWMELRNDTDEYRPLCGWFLDDGAGGSRPFSLAAYELPPRSIIALPRKQSKIALNNDHDMVRLIAPLPAGGTGVLHTVLFDHAPDDESYAVDGSGSWIWTPYPTPGTENRFQQASSVFQSSPLQISAAFPNPHGPDTWDEWIEITNTAGWPIWLNGWTIRNTQGKELDLTGTVLSKLSTKKIYLSRLKYTLGNEQETLELVDTDSVVRSILTWKNAKEEAIQKQFMSPKKKQSVLVRQILDEETLLVQTTDDPESLLKVRLLGVAFPQNSKENADLSSLKIKNEYFIRSLIINKKIDLEFDSIQKDADGITQAYVWKDGKNLQQELLVRGLVSVDPYAQSGRLQEYEIYEAMAKTLQEGLWQSEVLTAYADTQKVEAEHWNALQTRGLTLKADQPEGLIASGTVLQLLANQPSNLYVSINNAPFRMLSGSILLASNQTIRAYAEAQFSDRSPVRSPVIQKTFIADTKAPKRAIRISEVYPSPLAGEVEWIELENRTSEPVSLGGWQLDDAEGKGSKQWMIPADVVIPGHRRLLFPFAVTKISLSNSGDEVRLLYPAGTPADTVVFQSVKKGRAVAWDTITSRICQTDTPTPLDANICFIKNKKSTQKKSKKKAINKKQIQINSEVEKSVQKKENSLYKTLLAQIGATNAVGTYSPIFSLQDGLTFIFVLMIGLFAVFFWKRNDT; encoded by the coding sequence TTGTGGCCACATACGGCCTTTGCAGATGATGTATACACAGGCACCGGCTCTGCACTGATGGGGGAGGCCCCGGTTGTATCAGCCTCATCCTCGTCTCTCTTGGCGCCTGCTTCTGTCGTGATTAGTGAAATCATGTGGATGGGTTCCGATAGAAGCACTGCTGATGAATGGGTGGAAATTGCGGGCGTGACACCAGTGGGCAGTGTCGCCTCATCGCCACGGTCACTCAGTGGATGGACACTCACGACAGTCAAAGATGGAGGCATTGAATCTGTCATCGCCCGCTTCCCGGCATCGATCACTATTGCATCAGGCAGCTATCTGGTCCTGTCTAACTATGGAAAAGAGGCATCACGTCTCGCGATCGATCCTACGATGACATCCACAACAATGAGTCTGCCCAATACAAAGCTCCTCCTGCGCCTGAGAGATGCACAGGGAGTGCTGATTGATGAAGCAGATGATGGAGTCGGCAATCCTTTTGCAGGTGCCAATCCCGCATCAAATGGTCCCAAGGCAAGCATGGAACGGATACATCTGCATCAACCAGGATCAGTCGCTCCCAACTGGCGCAGCGCAACAGAGAGCAGGGGATTTGATGAGGGGGTCCCAATATTCGGCACGCCAGGACAGGCGTCTGTCATCACCACCCCCATAATCAGTTCTTCATCAAGTCAGTCATCTTCATCCTCGTTGGTCATCTCCTCATCTATCGCATCTTCTTCAGCATCGTTTTCAAGCGTATTTTCAGCAGAAATATCATCAAATTTTTTAAGTCTACCTATTCATGTTCAGCCCTATTTAAAGCTAAAAATAAATGAACTACTTTCTAATCCAATAGGATCGGATGACTCTGAGTGGTTGGAGCTCAAAAACACAGGATCAGATCCGGTGAATTTGTCGGGTATGACGATCAGAGTCGGAACAGTCGGACAGAAAATTCGCGTCTCTGGATCAGGGATGATTGTATCCGGCAGTGGGATCATCCTGATCCCCAAAAGCCTCGTCGGTTTCAGTCTGACGAATAATGGTGCGACAGTCCGGCTGGAATCCGGTTCCACTATTATTGATACCTTCACCTATCCGTCGTATCCCGATGGCGTGAGTGCAGGACGTGTGACGGGGGATGCGGGACCTGAGTCTGGAGAGGCATCGTCCGGAATTATTCCCTTTTGTGTCCCCACGCCGGGCGCCGACAACCTGATCATCCCTCCCGATCCGCAGATTGAGATTCAGTCCGGAAAGCCTGTCAGCCAGGCACCAGTCACCCTGAATCTGTCGGTGACCGCAGGGAGTGGAGCCCTTGTCGGCGGCAGTTGCAGGTTCGATTTTGGAGACGGCTTTACGAGTGACAGTTGTAATCCTTCGTCACACACAATGAAGATAATTGGCGATTATACTATCAATATGGTATTTAATGATTACTGTGGTAATACAGTAACACGATCTGTTTCCGGGACGGTGACCTCGAAGCCATTCAGTATCCGCACTTCCGGAAAGCAGGCCAAGGGGAGTGTGCCTGCACTCTGTACCCCCTCTTCCTTCTCCGGAGTGAGCATCACGGAGCTTCTGCCAAACCCGAGTGGAGACGAGGAGGGAAGTGAGTGGATGGAGCTCCGGAATGACACCGATGAGTATCGTCCTCTGTGTGGCTGGTTTCTGGACGATGGCGCCGGAGGCAGCCGACCCTTCTCCCTGGCTGCATACGAACTCCCGCCAAGGTCCATCATCGCCCTTCCCCGGAAGCAGTCGAAGATCGCGCTGAATAATGATCATGATATGGTCCGTCTGATAGCGCCTCTCCCTGCGGGCGGAACAGGGGTTCTGCACACTGTTCTCTTCGACCATGCACCGGATGACGAATCCTATGCAGTCGATGGGAGTGGCAGCTGGATCTGGACACCCTATCCAACACCAGGAACAGAGAATCGTTTTCAGCAGGCATCCAGCGTTTTTCAATCGTCACCTCTTCAGATCAGTGCTGCATTCCCAAACCCCCATGGCCCCGATACATGGGATGAATGGATTGAGATCACGAATACCGCAGGTTGGCCGATATGGCTGAATGGATGGACTATCCGCAATACACAGGGCAAAGAACTGGATCTGACTGGAACCGTTCTTTCCAAGCTTTCTACAAAGAAGATCTACCTATCCAGACTCAAATACACACTCGGCAATGAACAGGAAACACTGGAGCTCGTCGATACAGACAGCGTTGTCCGCTCGATTCTCACCTGGAAAAATGCAAAAGAAGAAGCGATACAAAAGCAGTTTATGAGTCCAAAGAAGAAACAAAGTGTCCTCGTGCGGCAGATACTGGATGAAGAAACATTGTTGGTGCAAACAACCGATGACCCGGAGAGTCTTTTGAAAGTGAGACTTCTTGGAGTGGCATTCCCTCAAAACTCCAAAGAAAATGCAGATCTATCCTCTTTAAAAATAAAAAATGAATATTTCATAAGAAGCCTGATCATAAACAAAAAAATTGATCTAGAATTTGATTCAATACAAAAAGATGCCGATGGCATCACGCAGGCATATGTCTGGAAAGACGGAAAAAATCTGCAGCAGGAACTTCTGGTACGCGGACTCGTATCAGTGGATCCGTATGCTCAAAGCGGAAGGCTCCAGGAGTATGAGATCTACGAAGCTATGGCAAAAACCCTTCAAGAAGGATTGTGGCAGAGCGAGGTTCTTACTGCCTATGCAGATACCCAGAAAGTCGAAGCAGAGCACTGGAATGCCCTTCAGACGCGCGGGCTCACCCTCAAAGCAGATCAGCCAGAAGGATTGATCGCATCGGGAACTGTGCTGCAGCTTCTGGCCAATCAGCCATCCAATCTCTATGTATCTATCAACAATGCTCCTTTCCGCATGCTCTCCGGAAGTATTCTTTTGGCATCCAATCAAACCATTCGTGCATATGCAGAAGCGCAGTTCTCCGATCGTAGCCCTGTCCGCAGTCCTGTTATTCAGAAAACCTTTATTGCCGATACCAAAGCTCCAAAGCGCGCCATCCGTATTAGTGAAGTCTATCCATCCCCACTGGCTGGAGAAGTGGAGTGGATAGAATTGGAGAACAGAACGTCTGAACCTGTCTCACTTGGAGGGTGGCAGTTGGATGATGCGGAAGGAAAAGGAAGCAAGCAGTGGATGATTCCTGCAGATGTAGTGATACCCGGTCATAGACGACTCCTTTTCCCCTTTGCTGTCACGAAAATCAGTCTAAGCAATAGCGGTGACGAAGTCAGATTGCTGTATCCCGCAGGAACACCCGCAGATACTGTTGTCTTTCAATCTGTGAAAAAGGGGAGGGCTGTGGCCTGGGATACCATCACTAGTCGCATTTGTCAGACCGATACACCGACACCGTTGGATGCAAATATTTGTTTTATAAAGAACAAAAAAAGTACTCAGAAAAAATCAAAGAAGAAAGCCATCAATAAGAAACAAATACAAATAAATTCAGAGGTAGAAAAGAGTGTGCAGAAAAAAGAGAATAGCCTCTATAAGACACTGCTTGCGCAGATAGGTGCTACAAATGCAGTGGGTACGTATTCGCCTATCTTTAGTCTACAAGACGGTCTTACCTTTATCTTTGTCCTGATGATTGGCTTATTTGCCGTATTTTTCTGGAAGAGAAATGATACATAG
- the rny gene encoding ribonuclease Y produces MDYTIVFLGLLAGLFLGLLAGWFWFSKGKAISRGLQAEIQQYEKELTQVKIQLSDARSQIKAAEAEAKATAKEIISEARLSANEFQTKLEKDQARLEEKEKGLDGKVKEVERQREMLTKEEEEITELKAELKDAQKQHREALEKVAKLNEAEAKEELKKELEEEFSGFFAQQIKLKREQMEEESEEKAKDLMAQAMQRYASEVATESTATVVQLPSDDVKGKIIGKEGRNINAFEMATGVDVIIDDTPGVIVISGYDLARRYVAKLSMEKLVKDGRIQPARIEEIVLKQKEEVGKMMLEFGKRAVEELGIVGYPQDLLKIIGRLRFRTSYGQNVLKHSVEMAGIGRMMAEEIGADPQIVVEGCLLHDIGKALDHEVTGTHVEIGVEICKRYKIRPEVIHCVAAHHEDIPMESPEAFVVAAADAISGARPGARRESIEDYFKRLRELEEVAKTFEGVSRAFALSAGREIRVFVDTTRVDDLNQERLAKDIAKKIENELTYPGVIKVNVIRERRIEETAK; encoded by the coding sequence ATGGATTACACAATCGTCTTTCTCGGCCTGCTCGCGGGCCTGTTTCTCGGACTTCTCGCCGGATGGTTCTGGTTCAGTAAAGGAAAAGCCATCTCCCGCGGCCTGCAGGCGGAAATCCAGCAGTATGAAAAGGAACTCACACAGGTGAAGATCCAGTTGAGCGATGCACGCTCCCAGATTAAAGCCGCTGAAGCAGAGGCCAAGGCAACAGCCAAAGAAATTATTTCTGAAGCGCGTTTGAGCGCGAATGAATTCCAGACCAAGCTGGAAAAAGACCAGGCACGTCTGGAGGAAAAAGAAAAAGGACTCGACGGCAAAGTGAAAGAGGTCGAGCGCCAGCGTGAAATGCTTACCAAAGAAGAGGAAGAAATCACCGAACTGAAAGCGGAACTGAAAGATGCCCAGAAGCAGCACCGCGAAGCTCTGGAAAAAGTGGCCAAGCTCAATGAAGCTGAAGCCAAGGAGGAACTGAAGAAAGAGCTCGAAGAGGAATTCTCCGGTTTCTTTGCCCAGCAGATCAAGCTGAAGCGGGAACAGATGGAAGAGGAATCCGAAGAAAAAGCAAAAGATCTCATGGCCCAGGCCATGCAGCGCTATGCCTCGGAAGTCGCAACGGAATCGACTGCAACGGTCGTCCAGCTCCCGAGCGATGACGTGAAGGGAAAGATTATCGGAAAGGAAGGCCGCAACATTAACGCGTTTGAAATGGCGACCGGTGTGGATGTCATTATTGACGATACGCCAGGCGTGATCGTGATTTCCGGCTATGACCTTGCACGCCGCTACGTCGCGAAGCTCTCGATGGAAAAACTGGTGAAGGACGGCCGCATTCAGCCGGCACGCATTGAGGAAATTGTCCTCAAGCAGAAAGAGGAAGTGGGAAAGATGATGCTCGAATTCGGAAAGCGCGCAGTGGAAGAACTCGGTATTGTCGGCTATCCGCAGGACCTCCTGAAAATTATCGGTCGCCTCCGCTTCCGTACATCCTACGGCCAGAATGTGCTCAAGCACTCTGTGGAAATGGCGGGGATCGGACGCATGATGGCGGAGGAAATCGGGGCTGATCCGCAGATTGTGGTCGAAGGCTGTCTGCTCCACGACATCGGAAAGGCGCTCGACCATGAAGTGACGGGCACGCACGTGGAGATTGGTGTGGAAATCTGTAAGCGGTACAAAATCCGTCCGGAGGTCATTCACTGTGTAGCTGCTCATCACGAAGATATCCCGATGGAAAGCCCGGAAGCGTTTGTGGTTGCTGCCGCTGATGCCATCTCCGGCGCACGTCCGGGTGCACGCCGCGAATCCATTGAGGACTACTTCAAGCGTCTCCGCGAGCTCGAGGAAGTGGCCAAGACCTTCGAGGGTGTCTCCCGCGCCTTTGCTCTCTCTGCGGGCCGCGAAATCCGCGTGTTTGTGGATACAACCCGTGTGGATGATCTGAACCAGGAACGTCTGGCGAAGGATATTGCCAAGAAGATCGAAAATGAGCTCACATACCCGGGCGTCATCAAGGTGAATGTCATTCGTGAGCGCAGAATCGAGGAAACGGCGAAATAA
- the carA gene encoding glutamine-hydrolyzing carbamoyl-phosphate synthase small subunit, producing the protein MASLLLSDGTVWKGVSFGAKTDSDGEVVFNTAMMGYPESMTDPSYRGQILVTTFPLVGNYGVPSEELNEWGFSKNFESEAIHVKGLIVTQVSETYSHFDAVSSLQNWMEHHNIPGITGIDTRALTKHLREKGVMLGRIVADDEATTQTDIAGFDDPNLRNLVADVSCTEMITYDPPADAPKTGLTILAYDCGMKRNIIRSFLNRGVKVVRVPWNFDMINYDGQIDGLFISNGPGDPKTCIPTIDAIKKSIAANIPTFGICLGNQLLALAIGGDTYKLPYGHRGANQPCVEIPSDGSEPRHCIMTSQNHGFAVSDELPSGWRVWWKNANDDTVEGIRHDSGKFFSVQFHPEATPGPEDANYLFDEFVRVMTEKKG; encoded by the coding sequence ATGGCTTCTCTTCTCCTCTCCGATGGAACTGTCTGGAAAGGCGTTTCTTTTGGTGCAAAAACGGACTCTGACGGAGAAGTGGTGTTCAATACAGCCATGATGGGCTATCCGGAAAGTATGACGGACCCCAGTTATCGCGGACAGATTCTGGTGACCACCTTCCCGCTCGTCGGAAACTACGGTGTGCCGAGTGAGGAACTGAATGAGTGGGGATTTTCCAAAAACTTTGAAAGCGAAGCTATTCATGTGAAGGGATTGATTGTTACCCAGGTGAGCGAGACATACAGCCACTTCGATGCCGTGAGTTCACTGCAGAACTGGATGGAGCACCACAATATTCCGGGAATCACCGGCATCGATACACGCGCTCTTACAAAACATCTGCGCGAAAAAGGGGTGATGCTCGGACGGATTGTTGCCGACGACGAAGCGACAACGCAGACAGACATCGCAGGCTTTGATGATCCGAATCTCCGAAACCTCGTGGCGGATGTCAGCTGCACGGAAATGATCACCTACGATCCGCCGGCCGATGCACCGAAGACTGGACTCACGATTCTTGCGTATGACTGCGGCATGAAACGAAACATTATCCGGAGTTTCCTGAACCGCGGTGTGAAAGTGGTCCGCGTGCCGTGGAACTTTGACATGATCAACTACGACGGACAGATCGACGGACTCTTCATCAGCAATGGCCCGGGCGATCCTAAGACATGTATCCCCACCATCGACGCCATCAAGAAATCCATTGCCGCAAATATTCCGACCTTCGGTATCTGTCTGGGAAACCAGCTCCTCGCACTCGCGATCGGCGGTGATACCTACAAACTTCCGTACGGTCACCGCGGTGCAAACCAGCCGTGTGTGGAAATTCCGTCAGACGGCAGTGAGCCGCGTCATTGTATTATGACATCGCAGAACCACGGATTTGCTGTGAGTGATGAGCTTCCGTCCGGATGGCGTGTCTGGTGGAAGAACGCAAATGATGACACGGTCGAAGGCATCCGCCACGATTCGGGGAAATTCTTCTCAGTCCAATTCCACCCCGAAGCAACGCCGGGTCCGGAGGATGCGAATTATTTGTTTGATGAGTTTGTGCGGGTGATGACGGAGAAAAAAGGATGA
- a CDS encoding coenzyme F420-0:L-glutamate ligase: MHILPIHTPLIKAGDDVASILKQSMMMQDGDIVIVSSKAVATAEGAAIDLSTVTPTSDAEIWAQKTGKSAAFCQAVLQETVRMHGKVIGGVTGAMLTEVQTDAVSTVLVPNAGLDESNVSDGYAIGWPVDPVRSVKRISDALGMPVIISDSFIIPRRSGVSAFALVACGIDPVRSEIGTKDLFGHSLTMTKEAVADQLSVMGNAVMGNAAQSNPAAIIRDHQIPSSDFCGWVPGMRPERDLFGEY; the protein is encoded by the coding sequence ATGCACATTCTTCCCATCCACACACCCCTCATCAAAGCCGGTGATGACGTGGCATCGATTCTGAAGCAATCGATGATGATGCAGGATGGCGACATTGTCATCGTGTCTTCCAAGGCGGTTGCCACTGCGGAAGGTGCCGCCATTGATTTATCGACAGTGACACCCACGAGTGATGCGGAGATATGGGCGCAGAAAACCGGCAAGAGTGCCGCGTTTTGTCAGGCAGTGCTACAGGAAACGGTACGCATGCACGGCAAGGTGATTGGTGGGGTGACAGGAGCGATGCTCACAGAAGTGCAGACGGATGCGGTGAGTACAGTACTTGTCCCCAACGCAGGACTTGATGAATCAAATGTCAGTGATGGCTATGCGATCGGGTGGCCGGTTGATCCGGTGCGGTCTGTAAAAAGAATAAGCGATGCACTCGGCATGCCGGTGATCATCAGTGATTCATTTATAATTCCGCGACGATCCGGTGTGTCCGCATTTGCGCTCGTGGCCTGCGGGATAGATCCGGTGCGCAGTGAGATCGGGACCAAAGATCTGTTTGGTCATTCGCTCACCATGACAAAAGAAGCAGTTGCGGATCAACTGTCCGTGATGGGAAATGCGGTGATGGGGAATGCCGCTCAAAGCAATCCTGCCGCGATCATCCGTGATCATCAGATCCCCTCTTCCGATTTCTGCGGATGGGTACCGGGGATGCGGCCGGAAAGAGATTTATTCGGGGAATATTAG
- a CDS encoding FAD-dependent oxidoreductase: MPVPSYQLLCTGNKKIAHDVYAFTFKRPGELTFRAGQFVLFDVALPDDPTNIQTRAFSIASTPMEDALLFVAKLKEGGRASMWIESRLKEGDTVRTQGPFGNFVINKENPKDLLFIATSTGVAPFRSQIMDALESGFTKQIDLVFGVRHTEDLFWKAEFEKLAQQYENFYLHIALSGDNDDWAGHKGRVQSLVQLICKDFSQKNIYVCGSPEMTKEMKQLALEEWKVEKADLHVEGYI, translated from the coding sequence ATGCCCGTTCCCAGTTATCAACTATTATGCACCGGCAACAAGAAAATCGCGCATGACGTCTACGCATTCACGTTCAAACGTCCCGGTGAACTCACATTCCGCGCCGGACAGTTCGTCCTGTTTGATGTCGCCCTGCCGGATGATCCGACAAACATCCAGACGCGCGCATTCTCGATTGCATCGACACCGATGGAAGATGCATTGCTCTTTGTCGCCAAGCTGAAAGAAGGCGGCCGTGCGAGTATGTGGATTGAGTCCAGACTGAAAGAAGGTGACACCGTACGCACACAGGGGCCGTTCGGAAACTTTGTCATCAATAAAGAAAACCCGAAAGACCTGCTCTTCATTGCAACGTCCACCGGCGTCGCCCCCTTCCGCTCACAGATTATGGATGCACTGGAATCCGGATTCACGAAGCAGATTGATCTCGTCTTCGGCGTGCGCCATACGGAAGACTTGTTCTGGAAAGCAGAATTTGAAAAACTGGCACAGCAGTACGAAAACTTTTACCTGCACATTGCCCTGAGTGGAGACAACGACGACTGGGCCGGACACAAAGGACGGGTGCAGTCGTTAGTACAGTTGATCTGCAAAGATTTCTCCCAAAAAAATATCTATGTCTGTGGCAGTCCGGAGATGACAAAGGAAATGAAGCAGCTCGCTCTGGAAGAATGGAAAGTGGAGAAAGCGGATTTGCATGTGGAGGGGTATATTTAA